The Mucilaginibacter yixingensis genome window below encodes:
- a CDS encoding acyl-CoA dehydrogenase family protein, with product MEGTETVKAIKGGEFLIRETPADSIFIPEEWDEEQQMIAQTCTDFLAQNVIPNLKRIDEQEEGLMPHLVEEAGALGLLGISVPEAYGGFGKDFKTSMLVTEKLGAGNSFSVAFSAHAGIGTLPILYYGTEEQKQKYIPKLATGEWKGAYCLTEPGAGSDANSGKSRARLSDDGKYYLITGQKMWITNAGFADVFTVFAKIDDDENLSAFIVERSFEGISFNPEEHKMGIKGSSTRQVFFNDCKVPVENLLSERQNGFKIAVNILNIGRIKLGGATVGAAKQIITTALNYANEREQFGRAISKYGAIRYKLAQQAILTYAAETAVYRVSQNIEEATHAYIASGVDEAKAKLKGTEQFAIEAAIIKVHASEMLNYVADEGVQIYGGMGYSAEAPMERSYRDSRINRIFEGTNEINRLLTVDMMLKRAMKGELDLMSAAQKVVGELTSIPDFGSGDDETLFSKEKKYIANFKKAVLLVAGAAVQKLMTQLAKEQEVLMCLADMLIQLYVSESLQLRVEKCVALKGEENCKLQLDMMRVYLYDAAEQIASSGREAINSFAEGDERKMMMMGLKRFTKTDDINTTQARRNIAEKMIAENKYCF from the coding sequence ATGGAAGGTACAGAAACAGTAAAAGCCATTAAAGGAGGGGAGTTTCTGATTAGAGAAACCCCGGCCGACAGTATTTTTATCCCCGAAGAATGGGACGAAGAACAGCAGATGATTGCTCAAACCTGCACTGATTTTCTTGCCCAGAACGTTATCCCCAACCTGAAACGGATTGATGAGCAGGAGGAAGGTTTAATGCCACACTTGGTAGAAGAGGCCGGCGCGTTGGGGCTATTAGGCATTTCTGTACCGGAGGCCTACGGCGGCTTTGGTAAGGATTTTAAAACATCCATGCTGGTGACTGAAAAGCTGGGGGCCGGTAATTCGTTTTCGGTGGCTTTTTCGGCTCATGCAGGTATTGGCACTTTGCCCATCTTATACTATGGCACCGAGGAGCAAAAACAAAAATATATCCCCAAACTGGCTACTGGTGAATGGAAGGGCGCTTATTGCCTCACTGAACCGGGGGCGGGTTCTGATGCCAACTCCGGGAAATCGCGGGCGAGGCTTTCTGATGATGGTAAATATTACCTCATCACCGGTCAGAAAATGTGGATCACCAACGCAGGTTTTGCCGATGTGTTTACCGTGTTTGCCAAAATTGATGACGACGAAAACTTGAGCGCCTTTATTGTGGAACGCAGTTTTGAAGGCATCTCGTTCAATCCCGAAGAACACAAAATGGGCATTAAGGGCAGTTCAACCCGTCAGGTGTTTTTTAATGATTGCAAGGTGCCGGTAGAAAACCTGCTGTCTGAACGGCAGAACGGCTTTAAAATAGCGGTAAACATTCTGAATATAGGTCGTATAAAATTGGGAGGTGCAACAGTCGGCGCAGCCAAACAAATCATTACCACCGCGCTCAACTATGCCAACGAGCGGGAACAATTTGGCCGGGCCATTTCAAAGTACGGGGCCATTCGTTATAAACTGGCGCAACAGGCCATTCTTACTTATGCAGCAGAGACCGCGGTATATCGCGTTAGCCAAAACATAGAAGAAGCCACCCATGCGTACATCGCCTCGGGCGTCGATGAAGCGAAGGCCAAGTTGAAAGGTACAGAACAGTTTGCCATTGAGGCGGCTATTATCAAGGTGCATGCCTCTGAAATGCTGAATTATGTGGCCGATGAAGGCGTACAAATCTATGGCGGCATGGGCTATAGCGCCGAGGCCCCGATGGAACGCTCATATCGCGATTCAAGGATCAACCGGATTTTTGAGGGTACCAATGAAATTAACCGCCTGCTAACGGTGGACATGATGCTGAAACGTGCGATGAAAGGTGAGTTGGACTTAATGAGCGCTGCGCAGAAGGTAGTCGGCGAACTGACTAGTATTCCTGATTTTGGCAGTGGCGATGACGAGACTTTATTTTCTAAAGAGAAAAAATACATCGCCAATTTTAAAAAGGCCGTGTTGCTGGTGGCTGGTGCCGCTGTGCAAAAACTGATGACACAACTGGCTAAAGAGCAGGAAGTACTGATGTGCCTGGCCGATATGTTGATCCAGCTTTATGTAAGCGAATCATTGCAGTTGCGGGTAGAGAAGTGCGTCGCTTTAAAAGGAGAGGAGAACTGCAAGCTACAGTTGGACATGATGCGGGTGTATCTGTATGACGCTGCCGAACAAATTGCCAGCTCGGGCCGGGAAGCCATCAACTCATTTGCCGAGGGCGACGAAAGGAAAATGATGATGATGGGGTTAAAACGTTTCACAAAAACAGACGATATCAACACCACCCAGGCCCGCAGAAACATTGCCGAAAAAATGATTGCCGAAAATAAATATTGCTTTTAA
- a CDS encoding AraC family transcriptional regulator has protein sequence MNKKIGQLSLSRFADLYADKMIGPEFFITDEKQLLELSEYPYRSDGYIIGICTRGSASVEVNLQVYQATPGAMLLATPFHVLRIYNSSDDFLCRFIVFSKDFLAGNNVNSLFLELFSYFKSTSHPVIHPDHRDTNIILDACRLIQQKLEMEEHPYRQEITRAAFIMLLYELEFIYEKQHVIIKSGQNRKQELNQLFQNLVFRFYKEHRNVQFYADALCVSSKHLTETIKEVTGRTSGEWIEDAVILEAKVLLRDQQISVAEVAENVNFPDQSTFGKYFKKHTGLSPSDYRTASTRQSHK, from the coding sequence ATGAATAAAAAAATTGGACAGTTAAGTTTATCAAGATTTGCGGATCTGTACGCAGATAAGATGATTGGCCCCGAGTTTTTTATTACAGACGAGAAGCAGTTGTTGGAATTGAGCGAATATCCCTATCGGTCTGACGGGTATATTATCGGTATATGCACCAGGGGAAGCGCCAGCGTAGAGGTAAACCTGCAGGTTTACCAGGCCACACCCGGCGCCATGCTGCTGGCCACACCGTTCCATGTGCTGCGAATCTATAACAGCAGCGATGATTTTTTATGCCGGTTTATTGTTTTCTCAAAAGATTTCCTGGCGGGCAATAATGTCAATAGCCTTTTCCTTGAGCTGTTCAGTTATTTCAAAAGCACGTCGCACCCGGTCATCCATCCAGATCACCGGGACACCAATATCATCCTTGATGCCTGCCGGTTAATTCAGCAGAAACTGGAAATGGAAGAGCATCCCTATCGTCAGGAAATAACCCGTGCTGCTTTCATTATGCTGCTTTACGAGCTGGAGTTTATTTACGAGAAACAGCACGTAATCATAAAGTCTGGCCAGAACCGCAAGCAAGAGCTGAATCAGCTTTTTCAGAACCTGGTGTTCCGTTTTTACAAAGAGCACAGGAATGTGCAGTTTTATGCTGATGCGCTTTGCGTTTCGTCAAAGCATCTTACAGAAACCATAAAAGAAGTAACCGGAAGAACCTCGGGCGAATGGATTGAAGACGCCGTGATACTGGAGGCTAAAGTTTTATTAAGAGATCAGCAGATCAGCGTAGCTGAGGTGGCCGAGAATGTTAACTTCCCTGATCAATCTACCTTCGGTAAATATTTTAAGAAACACACCGGCTTATCACCCTCAGATTACCGAACGGCATCTACACGTCAAAGTCATAAGTGA
- a CDS encoding glycoside hydrolase 43 family protein: MTAKNLLKVVTLVTTVLISFSYTCRAQVWMPDLGNSTYKNPVLYADYSDPDVIRTGDDYYLVASSFTCQPGIPVLHSKDLVNWTIINYVYITLPFDRYKQVQHGQGSWAPSIRYHNGKYYVYVCTPEEGLLMAETTDPAGKWEMHVVKNVRGWEDPCPFWDEDGQAYLLHGKKGAGPAILHKMSADGHALLDTGVLIYQDRQKQPVLEGFKFMEKRDGYYYFAAPAGGVSTGWQSIFRSKNIYGPYEDKIVMNQGKTQINGPHQGGYVETQTGEWWFMHFQAKGAYGRIVHLQPVHWENGWPVTGQDDDHDGTGEPVMTYRKPNVGKTYPATAPQTTDEFNSNQLGLQWQWQAAPDDKWYTLLPQQGKIRLNATSRPVGNGNLFYAGNLLLQKLTAPAFTVTTQMQFKPEQNGERAGLVMMGSYFTCLCIEKRDDGLVLVLYEGKKQAGTQPMTELASEPVNTVQVWLRGMIDENATCQYAYSTNGKDFKTIGTRCKLEKGDWIGAKTGLFCIDPNATEQKEGFADFDYFRVAANK; this comes from the coding sequence ATGACCGCCAAAAATCTACTGAAAGTAGTAACGCTAGTTACCACTGTTTTAATAAGCTTTTCATATACCTGTCGGGCCCAAGTGTGGATGCCCGATTTGGGCAACAGCACTTACAAAAATCCGGTGTTGTATGCAGATTATTCAGACCCTGATGTTATCCGTACCGGCGATGATTACTATCTGGTGGCATCGAGCTTTACCTGTCAGCCAGGTATCCCGGTACTGCATTCTAAAGATTTGGTAAACTGGACCATTATTAATTACGTGTATATCACCCTGCCCTTTGATCGCTATAAACAGGTGCAACATGGGCAGGGCAGTTGGGCGCCATCAATCCGCTACCATAACGGCAAGTATTACGTGTACGTATGCACGCCCGAAGAAGGCCTGCTGATGGCCGAAACCACAGATCCTGCAGGAAAATGGGAGATGCATGTAGTTAAAAATGTAAGAGGTTGGGAAGACCCTTGTCCGTTTTGGGATGAGGATGGGCAGGCTTATTTGTTACATGGCAAAAAAGGCGCTGGTCCGGCTATACTGCATAAAATGTCGGCAGACGGTCATGCGTTGCTAGATACCGGAGTGTTGATCTACCAGGACAGGCAAAAGCAGCCCGTGCTGGAAGGATTTAAGTTTATGGAGAAGCGCGATGGCTACTATTATTTTGCAGCTCCGGCCGGTGGTGTTTCTACCGGCTGGCAATCCATCTTCCGCTCAAAAAATATTTACGGGCCTTATGAAGATAAGATTGTGATGAACCAGGGTAAAACCCAAATCAACGGCCCGCACCAGGGCGGTTATGTAGAAACGCAAACCGGCGAGTGGTGGTTTATGCACTTCCAGGCCAAAGGCGCGTACGGGCGCATTGTACACTTACAGCCCGTTCACTGGGAGAACGGCTGGCCCGTTACCGGCCAGGATGATGACCACGACGGCACCGGCGAGCCCGTAATGACTTACCGCAAACCCAATGTTGGTAAAACCTACCCGGCCACAGCACCGCAAACTACAGATGAGTTTAATAGCAATCAATTAGGCTTGCAGTGGCAATGGCAGGCTGCACCCGATGATAAGTGGTACACATTGCTGCCCCAACAAGGGAAGATCAGACTAAATGCTACAAGTCGTCCCGTTGGTAATGGCAACCTGTTTTATGCCGGTAACCTCTTATTGCAAAAGCTAACGGCACCAGCGTTTACCGTAACCACGCAAATGCAGTTTAAACCTGAGCAAAATGGTGAGCGGGCCGGGCTGGTGATGATGGGCAGCTATTTTACTTGTTTATGCATCGAGAAACGTGATGACGGCCTTGTGCTGGTATTGTATGAAGGCAAGAAACAAGCAGGCACCCAACCGATGACGGAGCTAGCCAGTGAGCCAGTAAATACAGTACAAGTTTGGCTGCGCGGCATGATTGACGAAAATGCCACCTGCCAGTATGCGTATAGTACCAATGGTAAAGATTTCAAGACCATTGGCACGCGCTGCAAGTTAGAAAAAGGCGACTGGATTGGAGCTAAAACGGGCCTGTTTTGCATAGACCCTAATGCCACAGAGCAAAAAGAAGGATTTGCTGATTTTGATTATTTCAGGGTTGCTGCTAACAAATAA
- a CDS encoding glycosyl hydrolase: MLKKLILGYALLLSAGCISFAQAQSPLSRGSFSTPPDTNKINAWWHWMSGYITKDGITKDLEAMNAQGIHSATILNIDRLKNLEGNPQVKFGSPEWYEMFRFAIAEAKRLGMTIGTSNCDGWSESGGPWLKPENSMKQYIWRKTFINGGRHVTVKLNEPVGLQNFYKDDRILAYQSAGANSFDLAHPSTKLNGVAIGDTVTDGSPVSVMECKPGTIIDLTFGKAFTAEKIEIATNRIRTSAAKDVAHFNLLAGNNENDLHQIAVIDVPVNNEVFSISIPRTTAAVYRLELPKDKPQPKTIEIGDVALLGKDEVGDYHPAIGHLLTKTVTSEGQRLQQFYEDVPGMPKAEPVGDVIDVTDKVQNGILKWKAPAGNWTILRFGFTTTGRTNHPASKEGEGLECDKMDTTALNLHYHSFPEKLIKEAGSDAGKTFEYFLVDSWECMLQNWTDNFEHEFEKRRGYSMIPYLPVLCGEVVKDVPSSEAFLHDYRSTIADLIGEYYFKHLADLCHRSGMKFYGEGIYGGVIYPPLDILKAYKYFDVPMTEFWARWNAVDTPYVYVPSGVMNHNLVSHAAFLYHKPVLGAESYTGLALYSDSPWDIKLYGDNVFAQGVNQVFLHSYVHQPNERKPGLTLGVYGLTFNRHNTWWPFAGSYFKEQARMQYLLQHSDATPQVLIYQGDEMPFDQFRPASNLLSEAITYNYCNWDILLNHLSVKDGKLWLDNQSSFVFLILPDEKLDLRTLERIAQLVEQGATVYGRKPQTTFTLKDKAVNDQKLTTLADSIFDKDYGKGHFYPLDALKSSGIVPDVQLKGIGQNGLLTLHKRAGTTEIYELTNTDNFKPVSFEAGFVVGDKTPSSWDAETGEVTNPGIYTQQSGTTWLPVTLRPKQSLFYVFEAGAGDKAHIQTIQDQAGHTLFPSADNQVVPMPSASINSAGQLTISNPKGGVYRMVTSQEKSIDISLRAAQRISLDTAADIKLESEPDVKVTDMKLHSFTDATDAAIKYYSGVARYTIDVDLPESFFGNGKIIQLKIPRFGAAAGITCNDRSVGDIWEPNFPLNITALVHPGKNTLVIRAVNPWRNRIIGDFVQPRGDKNVFTTSTLQAVNDPAAIPVIDKTSKLLSSGLSAPIEIISFDQIDLTNKL; encoded by the coding sequence ATGCTAAAGAAGCTTATCCTGGGCTATGCCCTGCTGTTATCGGCAGGCTGTATTTCTTTTGCCCAAGCACAATCGCCATTGAGCAGGGGCTCATTTTCAACGCCTCCAGATACCAATAAGATCAATGCCTGGTGGCATTGGATGAGCGGCTACATCACCAAAGACGGCATCACTAAAGATTTGGAGGCGATGAACGCCCAGGGGATCCATAGCGCAACTATCCTCAATATAGACCGTTTGAAAAATCTGGAGGGCAATCCTCAGGTTAAATTCGGCTCGCCAGAATGGTATGAGATGTTTCGTTTTGCCATTGCAGAAGCTAAACGTTTGGGCATGACCATCGGCACGTCAAACTGCGATGGCTGGAGCGAAAGTGGTGGCCCCTGGCTCAAGCCTGAGAACTCCATGAAACAGTACATCTGGCGCAAAACGTTTATTAATGGTGGCAGGCATGTTACTGTTAAGCTGAATGAGCCGGTTGGCTTACAAAACTTTTATAAGGATGACCGCATACTGGCCTACCAATCTGCAGGGGCAAATTCTTTTGACCTGGCCCATCCTTCAACCAAACTTAATGGCGTTGCTATTGGCGATACCGTGACAGACGGTAGCCCGGTAAGTGTAATGGAATGTAAACCAGGCACCATAATTGATCTGACTTTCGGCAAAGCTTTCACCGCAGAAAAGATAGAAATTGCCACTAACCGTATCAGAACCTCCGCCGCTAAAGATGTGGCACATTTTAACCTATTAGCCGGCAATAATGAGAACGACTTGCACCAAATTGCCGTTATAGATGTGCCTGTTAACAATGAAGTATTCTCGATATCGATTCCGCGCACTACGGCCGCCGTTTATAGATTGGAATTGCCTAAAGATAAACCTCAACCCAAAACAATAGAGATAGGCGATGTTGCCCTGCTGGGCAAGGATGAGGTAGGCGATTATCATCCCGCTATTGGTCATCTGCTCACAAAAACAGTAACCTCAGAGGGCCAGCGTTTGCAACAGTTTTATGAAGACGTGCCAGGGATGCCTAAAGCTGAACCGGTAGGCGATGTAATTGACGTTACCGACAAAGTGCAGAATGGGATTTTAAAATGGAAAGCCCCGGCTGGCAATTGGACAATCCTGCGCTTTGGCTTTACTACTACGGGGCGTACCAATCACCCGGCATCAAAAGAGGGGGAGGGTTTGGAGTGCGATAAAATGGATACCACGGCGCTCAACCTGCATTACCATAGTTTCCCCGAAAAACTGATTAAAGAAGCAGGCAGTGATGCCGGTAAAACCTTTGAATACTTCCTGGTTGATAGCTGGGAGTGCATGCTGCAAAACTGGACCGATAATTTTGAACACGAGTTTGAAAAACGCCGGGGCTACAGCATGATTCCATACCTGCCGGTGTTGTGTGGCGAGGTTGTAAAAGATGTTCCATCATCAGAAGCCTTCCTGCATGATTACCGCAGCACTATTGCAGATCTGATTGGCGAGTATTACTTTAAACACCTGGCCGATCTCTGCCACCGCAGCGGCATGAAGTTTTATGGCGAGGGCATCTACGGCGGCGTGATCTATCCACCGCTGGATATCCTGAAAGCCTACAAATATTTCGATGTGCCGATGACGGAGTTCTGGGCACGCTGGAACGCCGTTGATACCCCGTATGTATATGTGCCGTCTGGCGTCATGAATCATAACCTGGTTAGTCATGCGGCTTTCCTGTACCATAAACCGGTGCTTGGTGCCGAGTCTTACACCGGCTTAGCGCTGTATAGCGATTCGCCGTGGGATATTAAACTCTATGGCGATAATGTTTTTGCACAAGGGGTAAATCAGGTGTTCCTCCACAGCTATGTACATCAGCCCAATGAGCGCAAGCCAGGCTTAACCCTTGGCGTTTATGGCCTGACGTTTAACCGTCATAATACCTGGTGGCCATTTGCAGGCAGTTATTTTAAAGAACAAGCCCGCATGCAATATTTGCTGCAGCATAGCGATGCTACTCCGCAGGTGCTGATCTATCAGGGTGATGAAATGCCGTTTGATCAGTTCAGGCCAGCGAGTAATCTACTGTCAGAGGCCATTACTTATAACTATTGCAATTGGGATATCCTGCTTAACCATCTTTCCGTTAAAGATGGCAAGCTATGGCTGGATAACCAATCATCATTTGTTTTCCTGATTCTGCCTGATGAAAAATTAGATCTGCGGACGCTTGAAAGGATAGCTCAACTGGTAGAGCAAGGTGCTACTGTTTATGGACGGAAACCGCAAACCACCTTCACCCTTAAAGACAAGGCGGTTAACGATCAAAAGTTAACCACGCTAGCCGATAGTATTTTTGACAAAGACTATGGCAAAGGTCATTTTTATCCGCTTGATGCGCTTAAGAGCAGCGGTATTGTGCCAGACGTCCAATTAAAAGGCATCGGCCAAAACGGATTGCTTACGCTCCACAAACGGGCGGGTACAACAGAAATTTATGAGTTGACCAACACTGATAATTTCAAACCGGTCAGCTTTGAAGCCGGTTTTGTAGTTGGCGATAAAACGCCGTCCAGCTGGGATGCCGAGACCGGCGAGGTTACTAATCCCGGAATTTATACGCAACAAAGCGGTACCACATGGCTGCCGGTTACCTTGCGGCCAAAACAATCGCTGTTTTATGTGTTTGAAGCAGGGGCGGGAGACAAGGCGCATATTCAGACCATTCAAGATCAGGCAGGGCACACGTTGTTCCCGTCGGCAGATAATCAGGTGGTGCCGATGCCGTCGGCAAGCATCAATTCAGCCGGTCAGTTAACCATCAGCAATCCGAAAGGTGGTGTCTATCGCATGGTGACCAGCCAGGAAAAATCGATCGATATCAGTCTGAGAGCGGCCCAACGCATCAGCCTTGACACCGCTGCCGACATTAAGTTAGAGAGTGAACCTGATGTGAAAGTAACGGACATGAAACTTCACTCGTTTACCGATGCCACAGATGCGGCAATCAAGTATTATTCAGGCGTCGCCCGTTATACAATCGATGTTGATCTGCCTGAATCGTTTTTCGGGAATGGTAAGATCATTCAGTTGAAGATCCCGCGTTTCGGTGCGGCGGCAGGTATCACATGTAACGACAGATCTGTTGGTGATATCTGGGAACCCAATTTCCCGCTAAATATTACAGCACTGGTGCATCCCGGAAAAAATACACTGGTGATCAGGGCCGTGAATCCATGGAGAAACCGCATTATTGGCGATTTTGTCCAACCGCGAGGAGATAAAAACGTCTTTACCACCTCAACCTTACAGGCGGTGAATGATCCGGCCGCCATTCCAGTAATTGATAAAACATCCAAATTATTATCATCCGGCTTAAGTGCGCCCATTGAAATTATTAGCTTTGACCAGATAGACCTTACCAACAAGCTTTAA
- a CDS encoding beta-galactosidase family protein, whose translation MKLKLLALLTGALVMLHASSWGQATHTFTLGDKDFLLDGKPFQMISGEMHYPRIPREAWRARMKAAKAMGLNTIGTYVFWNLHEPQKGVFDFSGNNDIAEFVKIARQEGLWVILRPSPYVCAEWEFGGYPYWLQNEKGLVVRSKEAQYLKEYEAYIKAVGKQLAPLQVNHGGNILMVQIENEYGSYGSDQEYLKINEKLFKEAGFDGLLYTCDPVPDVVKGHLPGLLPAVNGIDNPDAVHRWVNENHDGKGPYYVAEWYPAWFDWWGTEHHTVPAEKYTGRLDTTLAAGISINMYMFHGGTTRGFMNGANFKDTTPYEPQISSYDYDAPLDEAGNPTPKFIAFRNVIKKHLPQGVKLPEVPAAKPSIAIADIKLNQYAPLSGLLLAAVANDTPLTFEALHQDYGFVLYRTTLTGGKSGMLKLKELRDYAVVMVNGRAVGTLDRRTKQDSMQITLPAGKVTLDILVENLGRINFGKYMLQNKKGITEAVLFNGAALTGWNMFSLPFKTLDGIKYQSAVYKGNAPVMRKGTFNLQTVADTYLDLSTWGKGVVWVNGHNLGRYWKIGPQQTVYLPAEWLKKGINTIEIFEQLKTGQTTVSGVKRPILDKLQTN comes from the coding sequence ATGAAACTAAAGTTGCTGGCCCTGTTAACAGGCGCCCTTGTCATGCTACATGCCTCATCCTGGGGGCAGGCTACCCATACTTTTACTCTGGGCGACAAAGATTTTCTGCTGGATGGTAAGCCTTTCCAGATGATTAGCGGCGAGATGCATTACCCCCGTATCCCGCGCGAAGCATGGCGCGCCCGTATGAAGGCGGCCAAGGCAATGGGCCTCAATACCATTGGCACCTACGTGTTCTGGAACCTGCATGAGCCGCAGAAAGGCGTGTTTGATTTTAGCGGTAATAATGACATTGCAGAGTTTGTAAAGATAGCCCGACAGGAAGGGCTGTGGGTAATACTGCGCCCTAGTCCGTACGTATGCGCCGAGTGGGAGTTTGGCGGTTATCCGTACTGGTTGCAAAATGAAAAAGGCCTGGTGGTGCGCAGTAAAGAAGCCCAGTATCTTAAAGAGTATGAAGCCTATATTAAAGCAGTTGGCAAGCAATTGGCGCCGCTGCAAGTAAACCATGGCGGCAACATCCTGATGGTGCAGATTGAAAATGAATATGGATCATACGGCAGCGACCAGGAGTATCTGAAAATTAACGAGAAACTGTTTAAAGAGGCTGGTTTTGATGGCCTGCTTTATACTTGTGACCCGGTGCCCGATGTGGTAAAAGGGCACTTGCCGGGTTTGCTACCAGCTGTAAATGGTATTGACAACCCCGACGCCGTACATCGCTGGGTAAATGAAAATCATGATGGTAAAGGTCCATATTACGTGGCCGAGTGGTATCCTGCCTGGTTTGACTGGTGGGGAACAGAGCACCACACCGTGCCAGCCGAAAAATATACCGGCCGGTTAGATACTACGCTGGCAGCAGGCATTTCCATCAACATGTACATGTTTCATGGTGGCACAACACGCGGTTTTATGAACGGGGCTAATTTTAAAGATACCACGCCATATGAGCCGCAGATTAGCAGTTATGACTATGATGCGCCGCTGGACGAGGCAGGCAATCCTACGCCAAAATTCATCGCTTTCCGTAACGTCATCAAAAAGCATCTGCCGCAAGGCGTAAAATTGCCGGAGGTGCCTGCCGCAAAACCGTCCATCGCCATCGCTGATATTAAACTTAACCAATATGCACCGTTAAGCGGCTTGTTGCTTGCGGCCGTAGCAAACGATACGCCGCTTACGTTTGAAGCCCTCCATCAGGATTACGGCTTCGTGCTTTACCGCACCACCCTTACCGGAGGCAAAAGCGGTATGCTGAAGCTGAAAGAACTGCGCGATTATGCCGTGGTAATGGTTAATGGACGTGCAGTTGGTACGCTTGACAGACGGACCAAGCAGGATAGCATGCAAATCACCCTCCCTGCGGGCAAGGTAACGCTTGATATTCTGGTAGAAAACCTGGGCCGGATCAATTTTGGCAAATACATGCTGCAAAACAAAAAAGGCATTACAGAGGCTGTATTGTTTAATGGCGCAGCATTAACCGGTTGGAACATGTTTAGCCTTCCATTTAAAACGCTGGATGGTATTAAATATCAATCTGCCGTTTATAAAGGCAATGCGCCGGTGATGCGCAAAGGGACATTTAACCTGCAAACGGTAGCCGATACCTACCTGGATCTATCCACATGGGGCAAAGGCGTGGTTTGGGTAAATGGCCATAACCTGGGTCGTTACTGGAAAATTGGTCCGCAGCAAACCGTTTACCTGCCGGCAGAGTGGTTGAAAAAAGGTATTAACACGATAGAAATATTTGAGCAGCTGAAAACGGGTCAAACCACAGTGTCGGGAGTGAAGCGACCGATTCTGGATAAGCTGCAGACTAATTAA